A region from the Aphis gossypii isolate Hap1 chromosome 1, ASM2018417v2, whole genome shotgun sequence genome encodes:
- the LOC114119476 gene encoding uncharacterized protein LOC114119476, whose protein sequence is MSTEWSSNGGLIVGTEDYKNISSNLDEYSDFSYDCSNGMDWHFPVVADLCQDSQWLLFENNFSLNESSVSEICYIFKNKILCEFQTEIFLQHPLIIQKLIKWLNENKEKELILECLMYLVEKLIRRHHECTTGLCENNESISSNYDSNSQISIRETNSESSTNDEISRWGIAKFCVILMPVLLKQISFNSGGAFSLFMSSMHLLSSISNSCNIKFYIELVFSDYTIKSLLLNEPLSSLKFLIIAKEILKHDSSNDQFKVLICNILKQPYWIHLYPELYYQLYEKVTNEELLEQQIIKRVNNAYILSSTSNLDIKQFAHLFRSSLPIICFHKQFTVIDKFITNTCKYAKLTEITDNEKEYSNILLSLLSFKSVEIVFYTYLALNNTMKKLFNHLNLESKKIDRLINNLLSTNVLNEIICFGCNNSNEQIRQSASEIIEQIIKSKNIINNNQWKCFLKNLAPIFPVLYCYANQTSTLGQIVLDLFDPDQAEKLNISKLALLHSTVVMLFSKNKTSRVEANNRITWIFKTSLNRNIKLPNDIFVMEIDEVNEQVDKPIGEYNEKDLDDMIDLISNEFSSHQTIKCALYKISVILEYNHLQQHFICNRGMDIILNLLKSSKMFVNERGLLIALLKLILCFTKKKELTINDDHSLANNIEVQQLLISVLSDFYEVPLVKQYVFQIFFYCIFKQYLTYFGKIPIVVKNKINTPVKFDNYYYTANNSDDTMLFSKIKENYNCMEVLILTWHLKHYDNIDDFLENGLTATTENHVFNNVFQHFRKACIKWSVKKYLVDLIAAKSHQVALAILDDLRRYLEISVYINQFEVDEELLENALKKFLILPPIFLTDLQTLIVVLKLLNFALTKKVLINKFNWVAEVLMKSESMHHNMADDFKNDDKSKQLCNQFFIELYEVYWLCLKNYSHFSTLNLTKLLFDRLESTKHEIVLLQVNMKCLTLLTENTKHIDKDIVKMYLSQFISLKTIVTNNSNDKSLQRSYLTVLNHILHHTILIPNISEVWCMYDWETWTWSMIHSTDSLVRALVFQFSAGLAVIDIPVSHNLIHLALNYFSESNCLENCIVAEQATLFCSNLFCSPKFKSLCHQYIIKLDFDAFVQIINLCSYYDYTKPEKKYFFTSPKLVSNICCMLFNMFTLTEVNLYELNQHNQFVQALFLCLKKYLTPMSIEKPNIMEMCGRICSILTIFIPVSNYNFENLLNSLNVVYERINIHLDHCTTMVWKSLFKLTTIVIQCTNYKTFVITNNFITALLTSITSKNNDLCIEALNVVSLVTSQLSKKFAHRVCNILIRTLLLEWHDKLKRKMLLIALSNIFLEQPSTYETARQNNVLPFIISKLKSMQLQVTKHSNQKSKVLQTEYLEVVRFCCNLFYGCHDAREDASTELPDLIHKFWPIVVANPKSDILICTLQMLVSLTSSCPSACSAMTMTSSTLGVDAKTKCTSFSLFHEVISLSTNFHLNDDILNITLQLISNCCQAQECRVTITKSKLLSSILLALNLKDKKRPIKIEQQCLKFLLILTSYNDGQIHLLKVDYALDTLVDLLKSNYINDSLAILRNLCFNGQNRIVILSSDVFLNGIKTLLETGNLTNQNYKDISLAIWAIACNNQKARLQLRHWGIDKYFEKSTDLSICNDETQNIINCTYKILKN, encoded by the exons atgtcaac agagTGGTCCAGTAATGGTGGCTTAATAGTTGGTACagaagattataaaaatatatctagcAATTTAGATGAATACTCAGATTTTTCTTATGACTGCTCAAATGGCATGGATTGGCATTTTCCTGTAGTTGCTGATTTATGTCAAGATAGCCAATGGttattgtttgaaaacaatttttctttaaatgaaTCATCTGTTTCcgaaatttgttatatatttaaaaacaaaattctatGCGAGTTTcaaacagaaatatttttacagcatCCATTAATTATTcag AAATTGATTAAATGGCTGAAtgaaaacaaagaaaaagaGTTGATACTGGAATGTCTAATGTATTTGGTCGAAAAGTTAATAAGAAGACACCATGAATGTACTACTGGTTTGTGT gaaaataatgaaagtatTAGTTCTAATTATGATTCTAATTCTCAAATATCCATAAGAGAAACTAATAGTGAATCTTCAACTaat GATGAAATCTCACGTTGGGGTATTGCCAAATTTTGTGTCATACTGATGCCtgtacttttaaaacaaataagttttaatagcGGTGGAGCTTTCTCTTTGTTCATGTCCAGCATGCATCTTTTATCGTCTATATCGAatagttgtaatattaaattttacatagaaTTAGTATTTTCTGATTATACAATCAAAAGTTTACTCct aaatgaaCCTCTATCTTCActgaagtttttaattattgccaaggaaattttaaaacatgattCATCTAATGATCAATTTAAAGtactaatttgtaatatacttaaacaacCATATTGGATTCATCTTTATCCTGAATTGTACTACCAACTGTATGAAAAAGTTACTAAt gaagAATTATTAGAACAACAAATTATCAAAAGGGTTAACAatgcttatattttatcatccaCTAGCAATTtggatattaaacaatttgcgCATTTATTTAGAAGctcattacctataatatgtttccataaacaatttactgtaattgataaatttattacaaacacATGTAAATATGC AAAGTTGACAGAAATAACAGATAATGAAAAGGAATAcagtaacattttattaagtttacttTCTTTTAAATCTGTTGAAATTGTATTCTATACATACTTAGCtcttaataatacaatgaagaaattatttaaccatttaaacctcgaatcaaaaaaaattgaccgtcttataaacaatttattgagtACTAATGTgttgaatgaaataatatgttttggctgtaataattcaaatgaacag atacgtCAATCAGCGTCAGAAATTATAGAACAGATAATAAAAAGCaagaacataataaataataaccaatggaaatgttttctaaaaaatttagcTCCAATATTCccagtattatattgttatgctaACCAAACATCTACTCTGGGCCAAATTGTTTTGGATTTATTTGATCCTGATCAAGCagagaaattaaatatttcaaaattagca CTACTTCATTCAACAGTTGTAATGTtattcagtaaaaataaaacatctcGGGTTGAAGCAAATAATAGAATTACttggatttttaaaacatctctaaatagaaacattaaactaccaaatgatatttttgtaatggAAATCGATGAAGTAAATGAACAAGTGGATAAACCCATTGGTGAATATAAT gaaAAAGATCTAGATGATATGatagatttaatttctaatgaattttcaagtcatcaaactattaaatgtgctttatataaaatatcagtaaTACTTGAATATAATCATCTccaacaacattttatttgtaatagaggaatggatattatattaaatttacttaaatcatCAAAA atgttTGTCAATGAACGTGGATTAttaattgcattattaaaattaattttatgtttcacaaagaaaaaagaattaactattaatgatGATCATTCATtagcaaataatattgaagtacAACAACTATTAATCTCAG TTCTGTCTGATTTTTATGAAGTTCCACTTGTAAAACAATAtgtgtttcaaatttttttttattgtatattcaaacaatatttaacttacTTTGGTAAAATACCAATAGtagttaagaataaaataaatactcctGTTAAATTTGATAACTATTACTATACAGCTAACAATTCTGATGATACAATGTTATTTTCTA aaattaaagaGAACTACAATTGTATGGAAGTCTTAATATTAACATGGCATTTGaaacattatgataatattgatgattttttggaaaatgGCCTTACTGCAACTACAGAAAACCACGTATTCAACAatgtttttcaacattttagaAAAGCTTGTATTAAATGgtcagttaaaaaatatttggttgaCTTAATTGCTGCCAAGTCACATCAAGTAGCATTAGCCATTCTTGACGATTTAAGGAG GTATTTAGAAATAAGTGTATACATTAATCAGTTTGAAGTAGACGaagaattattagaaaatgcactaaaaaaatttttaatattgcctCCAATCTTTTTAACTGATTTACAAACATTAATCGTTGTTTTAAAACTGCTAAATTTTGCACTGAcaaaaa aagttttaattaataaatttaattgggtTGCTGAAGTATTGATGAAATCTGAATCTATGCATCATAATATGGcggatgattttaaaaatgatgataaatcaaaacaattg tgtaatcaattttttattgaactttATGAAGTATATTGgctttgtttaaaaaattatagtcatttttcaacattaaatttaacaaaactattatttgatCGATTAGAATCTACAAAACATGAAATTG tattattACAAGTGAATATGAAGTGTCTTACTTTATTAAcggaaaatacaaaacatatagataaagatattgtaaaaatgtatttatctcaatttatttcattaaaaacaatagtgacaaataattcaaatgataAAAGTTTGCAGCGAAGTTATTTAACTGTTCTGAACCACATCCTTcaccatacaattttaataccaaat ATTTCTGAAGTATGGTGTATGTACGACTGGGAAACATGGACATGGTCAATGATACACAGTACTGATTCATTAGTACGGGCTCTAGTCTTTCAATTTTCAGCTGGCTTGGCTGTTATTGATATTCCAGtatcacataatttaattcaccTTGCGTTAAA ttatttttCTGAATCAAATTGCCtggaaaattgtattgttgccGAGCAAGCgactttattttgttcaaatctATTTTGTTCTCCTAAATTTAAG agtCTATGTcatcaatacattattaaattggaTTTTGATGCttttgttcaaattattaatttgtgttcATATTACGATTATACCAAACCTG aaaaaaaatactttttcacATCTCCTAAACTTGTGTCCAATATATGCTGCATGCTTTTCAATATGTTTACGTTGACAgaagtaaatttatatgaactCAATCAACATAATCAATTTGTGCAAGCACTTTTTct gtgcttaaaaaaatatttgactcCTATGAGTATTGAAAAACCAAATATCATGGAGATGTGTGGTCGCATATGTTCCATTCTTACGATATTTATTCCTGTtagcaattataattttgaaaatttgttaaattctttaaatgttGTCTATGAAAGAATTAATATCcatttag ATCATTGTACAACTATGGTAtggaaatcattatttaaactgACAACAATAGTTATAcaatgtacaaattataaaacatttgttataacaaataattttataactgcaTTATTAACTAGTATAACTTccaaaaataacgatttatgtATTGAAGCATTAAATGTGGTTTCTTTAGTAACTTCACAACTATCtaaaa aaTTTGCTCATCGtgtatgcaatattttaattcgtacATTACTCTTGGAATggcatgataaattaaaacgaaaaatgttattaattgcaTTATCAAACATATTTCTTGAGCAGCCATCAACATATGAAACGGCAAGGCAAAACAATGTATTACCATTCATTATCTCTAAATTGAAAAGTATGCAGTTACAAGTTACTAAACATTCAAACCAAAAAtca aaagtaTTACAAACTGAATATTTGGAAGTTGTGagattttgttgtaatttattctACGGATGTCATGATGCTAGAGAAGATGCTTCCACTGAGTTACCagatttaattcataaattttggCCTATTGTTGTTGCCAACCCTAAATCTGATATCTTGATTTGTACATTACAAATGCTAGTATCACTTACATCTTCATGCCCTTCTG CATGCAGTGCAATGACAATGACTAGCAGTACACTAGGAGTAGatgcaaaaacaaaatgtacatcattttcattatttcatgAAGTGATTTCATTATCCActaattttcatttgaatgatgatattttaaatataacactgCAGTTAATTTCAAACTGTTGTCAAGCTCAAGAATGTCGTGTAACAattacaaaa agtaaattattatcaagcaTTTTGTTGGCTCTTAATCTAAAAGACAAAAAACGGccaattaaaattgaacaacaatgtttaaagtttttactaattttaacaaGCTACAATGATGGACAAATACATCTTTTAaag gtgGATTATGCTTTAGATACTTTAGTAGATctcttaaaatcaaattatataaatgattctTTAGCCATATTGAGAAACTTGTGTTTTAATGGACAAAACCGTATAGTTATTTTGTCATCAG ATGTGTTTTTAAATGGAATTAAAACCTTGTTAGAAACTGGAAATCTTACGAATCAAAATTACAAAGATATTAGCTTAGCTATATGGGCAATTGCATGTAACAATCAAAAAGCTCGTCTTCAACTACGTCATTGgggtatagataaatattttgaaaaatcaactGATTTATCAATATGTAATGatgaaacacaaaatattattaactgtacttataaaattttaaaaaactaa
- the LOC114119477 gene encoding probable enoyl-CoA hydratase, mitochondrial yields MAIFIRSSMSKSKLIFSLTKIITPVTSMKLSTCNLEYIITEKVGEKQNVGLVKLNRPKALNALCDGLVTELTEAVSAYDADDSIGAIVVTGSERAFAAGADIKEMLDKTYSTNLKTGLLKQWDNLSKCKKPVIAAVNGFALGGGCELAMMCDIIYAGEKAKFGQPEIAIGTIPGAGGTQRMIRSCGKSFAMEVCLSGNQISAQEALTRGLVSKVFPPEKLVDEAIKLAEKISEHSPLIVALCKESVNYAYESSLSQGLQFEKKSFYGTFATDDRKEGMTAFTEKRKPNFSNN; encoded by the coding sequence atggcAATTTTTATAAGATCTTCAATGTCTAAatcaaagttaattttttcgcTGACGAAAATTATTACACCTGTAACTTCAATGAAGCTATCCACATGTAACTtggagtatattattactgagAAAGTTGGCGAGAAACAAAATGTTGGCCTTGTCAAACTCAATAGACCCAAAGCATTGAATGCTTTATGTGATGGTTTAGTCACAGAATTGACTGAAGCAGTATCTGCCTATGATGCCGATGATTCAATCGGCGCTATTGTTGTTACTGGTAGTGAACGTGCTTTTGCAGCTGGTGCTGATATTAAAGAAATGCTTGATAAGACTTATTCAACTAATCTAAAAACTGGTTTACTCAAACAATGGGATAATCTAAGTAAATGCAAGAAACCAGTTATTGCTGCTGTAAATGGTTTTGCTCTGGGTGGCGGATGTGAATTAGCAATGatgtgtgatataatatatgctggAGAAAAAGCTAAATTTGGCCAACCCGAGATTGCAATTGGAACCATTCCTGGAGCTGGCGGTACTCAGCGTATGATTCGTTCTTGTGGTAAAAGCTTTGCAATGGAAGTATGTTTATCTGGAAACCAGATTTCTGCCCAGGAAGCTTTAACTAGAGGATTAGTTAGTAAAGTGTTCCCACCAGAAAAGTTGGTTGATGAGGCTATTAAATTAGCTGAAAAAATTAGTGAACATTCACCTTTAATAGTCGCATTGTGTAAAGAATCTGTAAATTACGCATATGAGTCAAGTTTAAGTCAAGGTTTACAATTCGAAAAGAAGTCGTTCTATGGAACTTTTGCAACTGATGACCGAAAGGAAGGAATGACTGCATTCACTGAAAAAAGAAAACCAAACTTttctaacaattaa
- the LOC114119509 gene encoding MKI67 FHA domain-interacting nucleolar phosphoprotein-like, which produces MFRSGFIKLNKNEEPKEKTTKESKDRGVIYLGHVPHGFYENEMKNYFTQFGEVTNINIPKSKKTGRAKGYAFVEFLYPEVAKVVAETMNNYLMHKKILVAKYLPPNQVKSNTFWRCNKNKIPLTIKNRSIHRKAMERPLNPEKEKESKAALQKRIKSLQKKLKSKGIEYEVQIAV; this is translated from the exons ATGTTTAGAAGtggttttataaaa cttAACAAAAACGAAGAGCCCAAAGAAAAAACTACAAAAGAATCCAAGGATAGAGGTGTCATTTATCTTGGTCATGTCCCTCATGGTTTCtatgaaaatgaaatgaaaaattattttacacaatttggAGAGGTCACAAATATCAACATTCCTAAAAGCAAG AAAACTGGTAGAGCAAAAGGATATGCATTTGTAGAATTTTTGTACCCAGAAGTTGCCAAGGTAGTTGCAGAAACCATGAATAACTATTTGATGCACAAAAAAATTCTTGTTG ccAAATACCTTCCTCCTAATCaagtaaaaagtaatacattttggcgttgtaacaaaaataaaattccgctaacaataaaaaataggtcTATACATAGAAAGGCAATGGAAAGACCATTAAATcctgaaaaagaaaaagaaagtaAAGCTGCATTACAAAAGCGTATCAAATCTTtacaaaagaaattaaaaagcaAAGGAATTGAATATGAAGTGCaa atAGCAGTATAG